The following proteins are encoded in a genomic region of Gymnogyps californianus isolate 813 chromosome 19, ASM1813914v2, whole genome shotgun sequence:
- the PCTP gene encoding phosphatidylcholine transfer protein isoform X2, which produces MDLDFRKQWDQYVKELYEKTYDGEKVIYWEVKYPFPLSNRDYVYIRECREMDVDGRKIWVVLAQSVSVPQCPEKPGITRVKSYKQSLAIESDGKTGSKVYMYYFDNPGGMIPSWLVNWAAKSGVPTFLKDMQKACRNYSKST; this is translated from the exons AACTATATGAGAAAACATATGATGGTGAAAAAGTAATCTACTGGGAAGTGAAGTacccttttcctctctcaaacAGAGAT TATGTCTATATTCGTGAATGTCGAGAGATGGATGTTGATGGGCGGAAGATCTGGGTTGTGTTAGCTCAAAGTGTGTCTGTTCCTCAGTGCCCTGAAAAGCCTGGTATTACCAGAGTTAAAAGCTATAAACAAAGTCTGGCAATTGAAAGTGATGGCAAGACTGGATCTAAAG TCTATATGTACTATTTTGATAATCCTGGTGGCATGATTCCATCATGGCTGGTCAATTGGGCTGCCAAG AGTGGTGTGCCTACTTTCTTGAAGGATATGCAAAAAGCTTGCCGTAATTATTCTAAGAGCACATAG